One window of the Niallia circulans genome contains the following:
- a CDS encoding Gfo/Idh/MocA family protein has translation MAKVKIGIIGIGNMGSSHAMYLNNGEIAGAELVAVCDSNPERLKWAKETLGEHIQQFDHVDRFFEYADMDGVIIATPHYDHPPLAIQSLEQGFHVLVEKPVGVYTKKVRELNEAASKSDKVFGIMFNQRTNPLYQKLRELVQSGEVGEIKRTNWIITDWYRSQSYYDSGGWRATWAGEGGGVLLNQDPHQLDLWQWTSGLMPKRVRAFCGFGKFHDIEVEDDVTAYVEYENGATGVFVTSTGDSPGTNRYEISGDRGKVVIEDGKLTFWRLRQSEREFNKEYKGGFGEPECWKIDIPIKGEATQHKGITANWVNAIRNGTELLGPGVEGIKGLEISNAMHLSAWIDDWVELPINEDLFYAKLQERIKTSTFKKNKHASITLDVKGSH, from the coding sequence TTGGCTAAAGTCAAAATAGGCATTATCGGTATTGGTAATATGGGAAGTTCGCACGCCATGTATTTAAATAATGGTGAAATTGCGGGAGCGGAATTAGTTGCTGTATGTGACAGCAATCCAGAAAGATTGAAATGGGCAAAGGAAACATTAGGAGAGCATATTCAGCAATTCGATCATGTTGACCGCTTTTTTGAATATGCGGATATGGATGGAGTTATTATTGCAACGCCTCATTATGATCATCCGCCATTGGCAATTCAATCACTAGAACAAGGGTTTCATGTTTTAGTTGAAAAGCCTGTAGGTGTATATACAAAAAAAGTAAGGGAATTAAACGAGGCTGCAAGCAAAAGCGATAAGGTATTTGGGATTATGTTTAATCAGCGAACCAATCCCTTATATCAAAAGCTGAGAGAGCTTGTGCAAAGTGGCGAAGTGGGAGAAATTAAACGAACAAACTGGATTATCACCGATTGGTATCGTTCACAAAGTTATTATGATTCAGGTGGCTGGAGAGCGACATGGGCGGGGGAAGGAGGCGGAGTTCTTCTAAATCAAGATCCGCATCAGCTGGATTTATGGCAATGGACAAGTGGATTAATGCCTAAACGAGTCCGCGCATTTTGTGGATTTGGGAAGTTTCATGATATTGAAGTAGAAGATGATGTGACCGCATATGTGGAATATGAGAATGGAGCAACAGGCGTCTTTGTAACATCTACAGGTGATTCTCCTGGCACGAATCGCTATGAAATATCGGGTGATCGCGGAAAAGTAGTGATAGAGGATGGAAAGTTAACCTTCTGGCGACTAAGACAATCGGAAAGGGAATTCAATAAAGAATATAAAGGGGGGTTCGGCGAACCGGAATGCTGGAAAATTGATATTCCTATTAAAGGAGAAGCTACACAGCATAAGGGGATCACAGCAAATTGGGTAAATGCTATCCGCAATGGGACAGAGCTGCTTGGACCTGGTGTAGAAGGCATAAAGGGATTGGAAATCTCGAATGCCATGCATTTATCGGCATGGATCGATGATTGGGTTGAACTCCCTATTAACGAAGATCTTTTTTATGCTAAATTACAAGAAAGAATAAAGACATCTACTTTTAAAAAGAACAAGCATGCATCGATTACATTAGATGTGAAAGGTTCTCATTAA
- a CDS encoding sugar phosphate isomerase/epimerase family protein, which yields MKLAFTTLGCPHWNLETIIQHAVENGYSGVDFRGLLGELDLYKLREFSANVKETVRLFKEASLEIPCFSSSVKLVTQSQEEYEKYVEELREYALLCKEFNTPYIRVFGGAIGKWKREEAMEIAEKNIHDYLAIVEDINVKLLLETHDDWTDSRYVKELVQRVSSDYLQVLWDIHHPFRTIGEKPDVTWENLGEWVAYTHWKDSYLKKEAERGYQLCFLGDGDIPLQDIYTLLKRNGYDGYYTLEWEKKWCPELEEPEIAFKQFSKYMKNILV from the coding sequence ATGAAATTAGCTTTTACTACTCTTGGATGTCCTCATTGGAATTTAGAAACAATTATCCAACATGCAGTGGAAAATGGCTATTCAGGCGTTGATTTTCGTGGGCTGCTAGGAGAACTTGATCTATATAAGCTTCGTGAATTTTCAGCAAATGTAAAAGAAACGGTACGTCTCTTTAAGGAAGCTTCTTTAGAAATTCCGTGTTTTTCCAGTTCAGTCAAATTGGTAACTCAATCGCAAGAAGAATATGAGAAGTATGTAGAGGAATTAAGAGAGTACGCATTGCTCTGTAAGGAATTCAACACTCCATATATTCGTGTATTTGGTGGGGCAATCGGAAAGTGGAAGAGAGAAGAAGCAATGGAAATCGCTGAGAAAAATATCCATGATTATTTGGCGATTGTAGAGGATATCAATGTCAAACTTCTCCTAGAAACACATGATGATTGGACAGATAGCAGATATGTGAAAGAGCTGGTTCAGCGAGTTTCCTCTGATTATTTGCAAGTATTATGGGATATCCATCATCCCTTTCGAACAATTGGTGAAAAGCCTGATGTTACTTGGGAGAATCTTGGGGAATGGGTTGCCTACACCCATTGGAAGGATTCTTATCTAAAAAAGGAAGCAGAAAGAGGCTATCAGCTTTGTTTTTTAGGAGATGGGGATATACCATTACAAGACATATACACTTTATTAAAAAGGAACGGGTATGATGGCTACTATACATTAGAATGGGAAAAAAAGTGGTGTCCTGAATTGGAGGAGCCGGAAATAGCCTTTAAGCAGTTTAGTAAGTATATGAAAAATATTCTTGTGTAG
- a CDS encoding sugar phosphate isomerase/epimerase family protein produces MRFGCCAAIDQAEALDKAGYDFIECTVISLMPEEKAEVFKPILEKYQASPLPIEAFNILLPSDLKIVGDKVDNQRVKDYLKSALERVCRIGADTIVFGCGGARSFPKGLSKEKGREQMAAFLSTVSDMADQLSLTIVIEPLNKKESNIINSISEAVAWSKEFNQKSLKTLADFYHMEEEKEPLTNLYEYKNFIQHIHVADTNRLAPGTGMYPYPEFVRNIHKANYDGRISIECNWRNFAEEIGPALDFLKSSFLIIK; encoded by the coding sequence ATGAGGTTCGGATGCTGCGCTGCTATTGATCAGGCAGAGGCATTGGATAAAGCGGGGTATGATTTTATCGAATGTACGGTTATTTCCTTAATGCCAGAAGAAAAGGCAGAGGTATTTAAACCAATATTAGAAAAATATCAAGCTTCGCCTTTACCTATTGAAGCTTTTAATATTCTTTTGCCAAGTGACTTAAAAATAGTGGGCGATAAGGTAGATAATCAGCGAGTGAAAGATTATTTAAAATCTGCATTAGAACGTGTTTGCCGAATAGGTGCGGATACAATTGTATTCGGTTGTGGTGGTGCAAGAAGTTTTCCGAAAGGACTGTCGAAAGAAAAGGGCAGAGAACAAATGGCAGCCTTTTTATCAACAGTATCGGATATGGCGGACCAATTAAGCTTAACGATTGTAATAGAACCGCTCAACAAAAAAGAATCGAATATTATTAATAGTATTTCAGAAGCTGTTGCATGGTCAAAGGAATTTAATCAAAAATCGTTAAAAACATTGGCTGATTTCTATCATATGGAAGAAGAAAAGGAACCACTTACGAATCTCTATGAATATAAAAATTTTATCCAACATATCCATGTTGCTGATACGAATAGGCTGGCTCCTGGTACAGGAATGTATCCCTATCCTGAGTTTGTGCGAAACATTCATAAAGCAAACTATGATGGCAGAATCTCCATTGAATGTAATTGGAGGAATTTTGCAGAAGAAATTGGACCAGCACTTGATTTCTTAAAAAGCAGTTTTCTTATCATTAAATGA
- a CDS encoding cell wall hydrolase codes for MLIDKADAATNRTIQSGDTYWKVAKGFGIPIGDLMKANNSKALITGQNIILPNATVSPADKDLMARLVRAEAVGEPYAGKVAVAVVVLNRVKSNQFPNTIRDVIYEKSNGYYAFTPVQNGEINKAADAESKRAVNEAIALDGKGNGSLYFFNPKTATSDWVFSREATVTIGNHRFAR; via the coding sequence ATGTTAATCGATAAAGCAGATGCAGCAACGAATCGAACGATTCAATCTGGGGATACTTATTGGAAAGTGGCCAAGGGCTTTGGGATTCCAATCGGTGATTTAATGAAGGCAAATAATAGCAAAGCCTTAATTACAGGTCAAAATATTATTCTACCAAATGCCACTGTTTCACCAGCCGATAAAGATTTAATGGCGAGATTAGTTCGCGCTGAGGCTGTTGGTGAACCATATGCAGGAAAAGTTGCAGTAGCAGTGGTTGTTTTGAATAGAGTAAAAAGTAATCAATTTCCGAATACTATTCGTGATGTCATCTATGAAAAATCGAATGGATATTATGCTTTTACCCCTGTTCAAAATGGGGAAATTAATAAGGCAGCTGATGCGGAGTCAAAAAGAGCCGTTAATGAAGCAATTGCATTAGATGGAAAAGGAAATGGTTCTCTGTATTTCTTTAATCCAAAAACAGCTACAAGTGACTGGGTTTTCTCACGAGAAGCAACGGTTACTATTGGAAACCATCGTTTTGCTAGATAA
- a CDS encoding serine/threonine protein kinase, giving the protein MKWSYLTRWIFDRPHKKGTTLYTYEVEKCLGLGAYGIIYLCKDRMGKKYVVKQLRPSKGKKQRERMRFKDEGELLRKIDCHAIPSLLDVFTIEKHHYYVMEYINGENIEDLLFFQKQKFTEFESLRMMKQLLSIINYLHDHHIYHTDIRPPNVILKQKKVYLIDFGLAKRVDIDNLKEVSNSRQDDYYDFGQMLLFLLYSNFKGKKGKKRTWLEELTLHPATVQLLKRLLGISIHYSSGVEIEKDLDNALAILKEAN; this is encoded by the coding sequence TTGAAATGGAGTTATTTAACACGTTGGATTTTTGATAGGCCGCATAAGAAGGGCACCACTCTGTATACATATGAAGTTGAAAAATGCCTTGGATTGGGAGCATATGGAATTATTTACTTGTGTAAAGATAGAATGGGGAAGAAATATGTAGTTAAACAATTACGGCCAAGCAAAGGAAAAAAACAGCGTGAACGTATGCGATTTAAGGATGAAGGGGAATTGTTGAGAAAAATAGATTGTCATGCAATCCCGTCTCTTCTTGATGTATTTACAATAGAAAAACACCATTATTATGTCATGGAATATATAAATGGGGAAAATATAGAGGATTTATTGTTTTTTCAAAAGCAAAAGTTTACAGAATTTGAATCCTTACGCATGATGAAACAGCTTCTTTCTATTATAAATTATCTACATGACCATCATATCTATCACACGGATATTAGACCACCTAATGTAATTCTTAAACAAAAAAAGGTGTATTTGATTGACTTTGGATTAGCGAAACGAGTCGATATAGACAATTTAAAAGAAGTAAGTAATTCTCGCCAAGATGATTATTATGATTTTGGACAGATGCTTTTGTTTTTACTATATTCAAATTTTAAAGGGAAGAAAGGCAAGAAGCGCACATGGTTAGAAGAATTAACCTTGCATCCGGCAACAGTCCAGCTGCTCAAAAGATTATTAGGAATTTCCATACATTATAGCAGCGGAGTAGAAATAGAAAAGGATTTAGATAATGCCCTAGCTATTTTAAAAGAAGCAAACTAG
- a CDS encoding glycine betaine ABC transporter substrate-binding protein yields MYLSLISIAIAIVISVPLGIYLTRHRKIADSIIGVAGVFQTIPSLALLVFLVPFIGTGKLPAIIALTVYGLLPILRNTYLGIVGVEKSAIEAGVGMGMTNRQVLWMVELPLSLSVIMGGIRTATVLIIGVATIAGLIGAGGLGDLIFRGLQTYNTGLILAGAIPSALLAIIFDYLLKLLETDVTPQGLQNKKVKKSKIRIWIVAGLIVILPLSTVIANFSSGKSGKDSITITGKNFTEQEIMVYIMGHLIEEHTDLKVNYESFLGGTAPAFEGVNTGNYDMYMEYTGTGLLSILKEDMVSDPDEAYEIVKKRFKEDYNLVWLEPFGFNNTYTLTMRKEDAEKYQIKTISDFKKIAPDLTLGSEPEFLEREDGYPGLIDTYGIQFKNTQAMDSGIMYSAIKNGDVDVIDAFSTDGRIPAFDLQVLEDDQNFFPPYYATPVIRAETLEKYPELEEVLSMLVGKIDNEKMQELNAKVDIDKEQYEDVAVEFLKEEGLID; encoded by the coding sequence ATGTATCTTTCTCTTATCTCTATTGCCATTGCAATCGTGATTTCCGTTCCACTAGGAATCTATTTAACTCGCCACAGAAAAATTGCAGACTCCATCATTGGAGTAGCCGGCGTATTTCAAACCATACCAAGTTTGGCATTACTAGTATTTCTAGTACCATTCATCGGTACTGGGAAACTTCCAGCCATTATTGCTTTAACCGTTTATGGTCTATTACCTATTTTGCGCAATACATATCTAGGAATTGTCGGAGTAGAAAAATCTGCAATCGAAGCTGGCGTAGGTATGGGTATGACCAATCGCCAAGTGTTATGGATGGTTGAATTGCCACTATCTTTAAGCGTTATTATGGGAGGAATTCGGACTGCAACAGTATTAATAATCGGGGTGGCAACAATCGCTGGATTAATCGGCGCAGGCGGACTGGGAGATTTAATCTTCCGTGGTTTACAAACCTATAATACTGGCCTTATCCTTGCTGGAGCCATCCCATCTGCCCTTTTGGCTATTATATTTGATTACTTATTAAAACTATTAGAAACAGATGTGACCCCTCAAGGTCTTCAAAATAAAAAAGTGAAAAAAAGCAAAATACGAATCTGGATTGTTGCAGGTTTAATTGTAATCCTTCCACTTTCGACTGTCATTGCCAATTTCAGCAGTGGAAAAAGCGGAAAGGATAGCATCACTATTACTGGAAAAAATTTCACAGAACAAGAAATTATGGTGTACATCATGGGGCATCTCATTGAAGAGCACACAGACTTAAAAGTAAATTATGAATCTTTTCTTGGCGGAACCGCCCCAGCCTTTGAGGGGGTTAATACCGGAAATTATGATATGTATATGGAATATACAGGTACTGGATTATTAAGTATCTTAAAGGAAGATATGGTTAGTGATCCTGACGAAGCCTATGAAATAGTGAAAAAAAGATTTAAAGAAGACTATAATTTAGTTTGGCTAGAGCCATTTGGATTTAACAACACATACACATTAACCATGCGCAAAGAAGATGCGGAAAAGTACCAAATAAAGACTATTTCAGACTTTAAAAAGATCGCACCGGACCTAACCTTAGGATCTGAACCGGAATTCTTAGAAAGAGAAGATGGCTATCCAGGTCTTATCGATACCTATGGAATACAATTTAAAAATACGCAAGCAATGGACTCTGGTATTATGTACAGTGCGATTAAAAACGGTGATGTCGATGTTATTGACGCCTTTTCAACAGACGGCCGTATCCCAGCATTTGATTTACAAGTTCTAGAAGATGATCAGAACTTCTTCCCACCATACTATGCAACACCAGTAATTAGAGCGGAAACATTAGAGAAATATCCAGAATTAGAAGAAGTATTAAGCATGCTTGTCGGAAAAATTGATAATGAAAAAATGCAAGAATTAAATGCAAAAGTAGATATTGATAAAGAGCAATATGAAGATGTTGCGGTCGAATTTTTGAAAGAAGAAGGGCTTATTGATTAG
- a CDS encoding ABC transporter ATP-binding protein, translating into MIHFKEVTKTFQDGFKALKNITFEVKEGELLVLIGPSGSGKTTTMRMINRLIEPSSGSITIEGKDISTEDPVKLRRTIGYVIQQIGLLPHMTIKENVSLVPRLQKWKKEQYVDKINDLMKMVGLDPDTFGDRYPSELSGGQQQRIGVIRALAADPKIILMDEPFSALDPLSREQLQDELVRLQQDIKKTIVFVTHDMDEALKIADRICIMQDGEIVQLDRPENILRHPANEFVRNFIGEDRLQENISLPKLAKLMVPPVTAGESRGLAESLKLMRRKRVDSLVVVDKSNTFLGIANVWEVQKRYREEELTLKDIMDTNIKTLHLEETTEKAFQLVSESQYGFIPVIDQHSKIIGIVNRAGLVEYIADQIGE; encoded by the coding sequence TTGATTCATTTTAAAGAAGTAACCAAAACGTTTCAAGATGGATTTAAAGCGCTGAAGAATATTACATTCGAGGTAAAGGAAGGAGAATTACTTGTTCTAATTGGTCCAAGTGGTTCTGGCAAGACAACTACGATGAGAATGATCAATCGACTTATAGAACCATCTAGTGGTTCCATTACAATCGAAGGAAAGGATATTTCCACAGAGGATCCTGTAAAACTCCGCAGAACTATTGGCTACGTCATTCAGCAAATAGGTTTATTACCCCATATGACGATTAAAGAAAACGTATCGCTCGTTCCTAGACTCCAAAAATGGAAAAAAGAACAATATGTAGACAAAATTAATGATTTAATGAAAATGGTCGGGTTAGATCCTGATACATTTGGTGATCGTTACCCTTCTGAATTAAGCGGTGGACAGCAGCAAAGAATCGGGGTTATTAGAGCACTTGCGGCAGATCCGAAAATAATTTTGATGGATGAACCGTTTAGTGCCTTGGATCCTCTCAGCCGCGAACAATTGCAAGATGAATTAGTCCGCTTGCAGCAGGATATCAAAAAAACAATTGTCTTTGTTACACATGATATGGATGAAGCTCTTAAAATAGCGGATCGAATTTGTATTATGCAAGACGGAGAAATTGTGCAATTAGATCGGCCAGAAAATATATTACGTCACCCAGCAAATGAATTTGTCCGCAATTTTATTGGAGAAGATCGTTTGCAAGAAAATATTTCTTTACCTAAATTAGCAAAATTAATGGTCCCTCCTGTAACAGCCGGTGAGTCTCGCGGTCTTGCAGAATCATTGAAATTAATGAGAAGAAAGCGTGTGGATAGTCTAGTGGTCGTCGACAAATCTAATACCTTTCTCGGAATAGCGAATGTGTGGGAGGTACAAAAACGATATAGAGAAGAAGAATTAACCTTGAAAGATATAATGGATACGAATATAAAAACGCTTCATCTTGAAGAAACAACGGAAAAAGCTTTTCAACTTGTTAGTGAATCCCAATATGGCTTTATTCCAGTAATTGACCAGCATTCTAAAATTATTGGTATTGTCAACCGTGCAGGTCTTGTGGAATATATTGCTGACCAAATTGGAGAATAA
- a CDS encoding helix-turn-helix domain-containing protein produces MGNRLNMKNLEYICNLMTDILNISITLLNNEGTIMAEKTANELINPLYPSKQSFYRQVIPRNGKNSLSPAIIGTPFFENVSIIPIANLGTIILGPVLSKRPSRLLIDNLITAYRKKGLEEALSDYYYSLPVISNAKLGQICKLIYFLYNNKIYDKDIIIPKMQSPNHLTDDKTANKYILETHQNSSFHHDPIAEKKLYQFIIDGQKEHLLAYWKAFKENTSFHFGKLSKKNEVRNQKNLTIATITLATRAAITGGLHPEIAYSLGDRYIQDLEELQDIKDIHFFTENILYEFADKVAKTNRENYSRPIFQCRNYIYKHIYEPLTLQSIAEHLSISPKYLSNLFKKEVGIPISEYIQQMKIEEAKKLMTFAEHSLSDIHALLHFTDQSYFTKVFKKYTGITPKQFRKNTVNFL; encoded by the coding sequence GTGGGAAATCGTCTAAATATGAAGAATTTGGAGTATATATGTAATTTAATGACAGATATATTAAATATCTCTATTACTTTACTTAATAATGAAGGAACTATAATGGCAGAAAAAACAGCGAACGAACTAATTAATCCTCTTTATCCTTCTAAACAATCCTTTTATAGACAGGTCATTCCTAGAAATGGAAAGAATTCTCTGTCTCCCGCCATAATAGGTACACCTTTTTTTGAAAACGTATCCATCATTCCGATTGCCAACTTAGGTACCATTATTTTAGGCCCCGTTTTATCTAAACGACCAAGTAGACTGCTGATAGATAACTTGATTACTGCCTATCGGAAAAAAGGTTTGGAAGAAGCCTTAAGCGACTATTATTATTCTCTTCCCGTCATAAGCAATGCGAAATTAGGACAAATCTGCAAACTTATCTATTTTTTATACAATAACAAGATTTATGACAAAGACATTATCATTCCAAAAATGCAATCGCCCAATCATTTAACCGATGACAAGACTGCAAATAAATACATATTAGAAACACACCAAAATTCCTCCTTTCACCATGATCCTATCGCTGAGAAAAAACTCTATCAATTTATTATAGATGGACAAAAAGAACATCTGCTTGCATATTGGAAAGCCTTTAAAGAAAATACTTCCTTTCATTTTGGAAAACTTTCTAAAAAAAATGAAGTAAGAAATCAAAAAAATTTAACTATTGCAACCATTACCCTTGCAACCCGTGCGGCCATTACAGGCGGTCTTCATCCTGAAATCGCCTATTCTTTAGGAGACCGCTACATTCAAGACTTAGAGGAATTACAAGATATAAAGGACATTCATTTCTTCACAGAAAATATCTTGTATGAATTTGCAGATAAAGTAGCTAAAACAAATAGGGAAAATTATTCGCGACCGATTTTTCAGTGCAGAAACTATATTTACAAGCATATCTATGAACCATTAACCTTACAGTCCATTGCAGAGCATTTATCTATCAGCCCCAAATACCTATCCAACTTATTTAAAAAAGAAGTGGGAATTCCTATTAGTGAATACATACAGCAAATGAAAATTGAGGAAGCAAAAAAACTGATGACTTTTGCAGAACATTCCTTATCTGATATTCATGCCCTTTTACATTTTACCGATCAAAGCTATTTCACGAAAGTATTTAAAAAGTATACCGGAATTACTCCTAAACAATTTAGAAAGAATACGGTTAATTTTTTATAG
- a CDS encoding ABC transporter substrate-binding protein — protein MRKIYGFVLLFLFMIVLGACSNSSSTSTEDLTIPDNPEDIKGDVTVWAWALEANYLEKDVLPAFNKKYPNVNVKVEHIGVDQVYQKVSAGLSSGGSGLPDVVQVENNRIHSFTDDFPDAFTNLSSLGFDKHENEFSKSKIDGLKDKDGNIIAAPRDLGPVGVIYRTDIFEEAGVDPATIKTWDDYIKAGKKVVEHTGKAFLGTDGDGLLRIMLQQQGSYYFTEDNKLDLTSDAAKKAIDILQKMKDVELIIYTNNWDGQVAAMKNGEVATQPGAVWWSGTMIEQMPELSGKWGMFQLPAFEEGGGRASNDGGSALAIPSKSDNKVAAYVFAEFASTDVESQIKALTNRGLFPALLAAYEEPVFSEEQEYFNNQTFFKDFADTVTDIPSVNHSSAELELRSIMTSQMEAFLLENKPAAQILEDGKKQAEQQTGLESSN, from the coding sequence ATGAGGAAAATCTATGGTTTTGTTTTATTATTTCTATTTATGATTGTGTTAGGGGCATGTAGCAATAGCTCCTCAACGAGTACAGAAGATCTAACCATTCCAGATAATCCAGAGGATATAAAAGGGGATGTCACCGTCTGGGCCTGGGCATTGGAAGCAAATTATTTAGAAAAGGATGTACTTCCTGCTTTTAATAAGAAATATCCTAATGTAAACGTGAAGGTTGAGCATATTGGTGTTGATCAAGTATATCAAAAGGTTAGTGCGGGTCTTTCATCAGGGGGAAGCGGATTACCAGATGTAGTACAGGTAGAAAATAATCGTATTCATTCATTTACAGATGATTTTCCTGATGCATTTACAAATTTAAGTTCACTTGGCTTTGACAAACATGAAAATGAATTTTCTAAGTCGAAAATAGATGGGTTAAAGGATAAGGATGGAAATATCATTGCAGCACCAAGAGATTTAGGACCAGTGGGTGTTATCTATCGGACAGATATTTTTGAGGAGGCAGGAGTTGACCCAGCGACTATCAAAACATGGGATGACTATATCAAAGCGGGGAAAAAGGTTGTTGAACATACGGGGAAGGCATTTCTAGGAACAGATGGAGATGGATTGCTTAGAATTATGCTGCAGCAGCAAGGAAGCTATTATTTTACAGAGGATAATAAATTAGATCTTACTTCAGACGCAGCCAAAAAGGCCATTGATATTTTGCAAAAAATGAAGGATGTAGAATTAATTATCTACACAAATAACTGGGATGGGCAAGTAGCAGCAATGAAAAATGGAGAGGTCGCAACACAGCCTGGTGCTGTCTGGTGGAGTGGAACGATGATTGAACAAATGCCTGAGTTGTCAGGTAAATGGGGCATGTTCCAACTGCCTGCTTTTGAAGAAGGGGGAGGGAGAGCTTCTAATGATGGAGGATCTGCCTTAGCGATTCCAAGTAAATCGGATAATAAAGTAGCAGCATATGTGTTTGCTGAATTTGCATCAACAGATGTAGAATCACAAATTAAGGCACTTACGAATAGAGGATTATTCCCAGCGTTATTAGCAGCATATGAAGAGCCGGTTTTCAGTGAAGAACAAGAATATTTTAATAATCAAACATTCTTTAAAGATTTTGCTGATACAGTAACAGATATTCCCTCTGTTAATCACAGTAGTGCAGAGCTAGAACTCAGATCCATTATGACAAGTCAAATGGAAGCGTTTTTACTTGAGAATAAACCAGCAGCACAAATATTGGAGGATGGAAAGAAACAAGCTGAGCAGCAAACTGGATTGGAATCGAGCAATTAA
- a CDS encoding carbohydrate ABC transporter permease, producing MSDNKMLETGTNSLTIKKKKQFITPKTVPYLFVGPALLLFIAFTVYPIIASFLLSFQTKVAGVYTFSGLANYTRLFSDPLFYKALGNTFIILLVQVPIMLFLAVLLASVLNSSLLRMKGFYRVAFFTPAVTSLVAASIIFVLLLNTDYGLINYLFTSIGLEKVHWLTDPFWAKVSLILVTTWRWTGYNMVILLAGLQNIPNSLYEAASIDGASTIKKFFYITIPQLKPVLLFTFVMSTIGSFQLFDEPYNLTNGGPNNATITITYYLYNQGFSFFNFGYASAIAYVIVLFIAVLSWIQFKVVRND from the coding sequence ATGTCGGATAATAAAATGCTAGAAACAGGAACAAATTCATTAACTATAAAAAAGAAAAAACAATTTATCACGCCTAAGACCGTTCCTTATCTATTTGTTGGTCCAGCCTTGCTATTGTTTATTGCTTTTACGGTTTATCCTATAATTGCTTCTTTTCTATTAAGTTTTCAAACAAAGGTGGCAGGTGTGTATACTTTTTCTGGGCTTGCGAACTATACACGGCTTTTCAGTGATCCACTCTTTTACAAAGCGCTTGGCAATACATTTATTATTTTGCTAGTGCAGGTTCCGATTATGTTATTCCTAGCCGTCTTATTAGCGAGTGTATTGAATTCTAGTTTATTAAGAATGAAAGGTTTTTACCGGGTCGCTTTTTTTACTCCTGCTGTTACTTCATTAGTCGCAGCTTCCATCATTTTTGTATTGCTGTTAAATACAGACTACGGTTTAATCAATTATTTATTCACTTCAATCGGTCTTGAGAAGGTTCATTGGCTGACAGATCCTTTCTGGGCGAAGGTCTCCCTTATTCTTGTAACAACTTGGAGATGGACTGGCTATAACATGGTTATCTTATTAGCTGGCTTGCAAAATATCCCGAATAGTTTGTATGAAGCAGCTAGTATAGATGGTGCCAGTACAATCAAGAAATTCTTTTATATCACGATTCCACAGCTTAAGCCCGTTCTGTTATTTACTTTTGTAATGTCAACAATTGGCTCCTTTCAATTATTTGATGAGCCGTACAACTTAACAAATGGCGGTCCAAATAATGCGACCATAACGATTACTTACTATCTTTATAATCAGGGCTTCAGTTTCTTTAATTTTGGTTATGCATCGGCCATTGCTTATGTAATTGTGCTCTTTATCGCGGTTCTATCATGGATTCAATTTAAGGTGGTGAGAAATGACTGA